aacttttcaataatttttatttctcgtttattttaatttctcaattaatttttaattttcaaatgagaacgtaaatacaataaattgtatgaaaaaacGGCATAGAAACTATAAATTCTtcaatctcaatttttcgaatttttttacaaaacccGAGGAAACAGCagatttcgattttccctgtttttattaaaaactattatCAACTGCCAATGTTCACACCATACAGTGAAATGGTGGTTCCTGcgccgcggccgacacttttcgggttccgcgccgctCCATACAAAGGCGCAAATCGCGGTGCAAGGTAGGCGCGACAGGCGTTGAGGCATaaggttctggccttccttattgcaattttcgcgctccattgacaatcgcctgcagGACAACGCGTGGTAAGGTTgcgtactccacacggacaagtATATTCAGTTTTAAGACTAAAAGCGAGCCGCggcgcgacacgcaacgcgcctaAATCTACCTTCAAGCCAAAATGGCATAGTTCGCCAAACTCTTGCATTTCAGTTAATGAAGGGAGCCAGAATCGCGAGTTTTGGAGCCTGTATGGAAGTATGAACCCAAGAAATAGATAGAATATGTTTAACTCACATTTGATACTAGTTTACAACTGCAATCTATAGTGCtaataaatttcgaaataattgaaaaatcgatttttcacaaaaaatgatgGGAATCTTGATAAGAAGTTCCACATTGTAAGTCAcgttaaataaattattttttttcgtttattttaatctctagtttaattttcaattttacatacaatttaattatcacgtgccgaattttttttaaatgtagaaACCATAAATATGTTTCtagttagatttttttggatttttacgGGAAAAACCCGAAAAAGTATAGcggaaaatctataaattatTCAATCTTAGGCTCTTTAGCCGGGCAAACTGCAGATTTTTCCTGTCCTGGCAATCATACTGACATTTTccagttgaaaaatgttcccttctaaatacaaaaaaatctgaaaaaattgtgattacTCTGACAACTGtacaacaaaatttattcacGAATAACGCATTATGTTCGACTAGTTCCGGAAGCTCCGGAACCTTAAAGTACACGTAACTCTTCAGAACCGAATttgatttctttcaaaatggCATACCTAAAGTTTTCGACAGCTGAATAATCATACTTCCGTCGTCGATTGCAATTTCAACTTTCTGGATTCTAATTCTTTTCTTCATTCTATATACCTGACAAATgtataaaattgatttcactGAACCCCACTGGTTGATCTACACCTATCATACCATTGGTGGCGTTTCGTTGTGCATCAATTTGTTCGGTATTTACCTACTAACCTTTGAGTTGAAAGAGCTTGGCGCTTTTCGATACTATTTAATGCTATTTCAGGTAAATACAGCTTAAATTGTTAGCTAGAAGAGTTCAAACCATCATCATTACTATAagtaacaaatattttaagtCTTCGACGTCAttaatgggcggagcctagtTACGTCACACAAAGGGCGGAGCTTGGAATATTCTTTGACTTCATGGGAGGGGTCAtacaagctccgcccattttgtAGGCGGGACTTGATAAACTGCGTCTTTTTTTCGCTGCAAGATCATGgcggagaattcaaattttcagagatacaattttttggcgggcggaaaattcaaattttctgggaaaaacattttggcgggaaatttaaattttgcgagaaattttttttggcgggaaatttaatttttctgaaaaaaattttagccggaaattcaaattttctaaaaaaaaatttttttttgcgggaaattcaaattttctgggaaaaacattttggctggaaattcaaattttctgggaaaaacatttttgcgggaaattcaaattttgtgaaaaaaatttttttggcgggaaatttaaatttttagagaaaatttttttggcgggcggaacattcaaatttcctgagaaaaatttggccggaaattcaaattttctgggaaaaacattttggcgggaaatttaaattttgcgagaaattttttttggcgggaaatttaatttttctgaaaaaaattttagccggaaattcaaattttctaaaaaaaaatttttttttgcgggaaattcaaattttctgggaaaaacattttggctggaaattcaaattttgtgaaaaaaatttttttggcgggaaatttaaatttttagagaaaatttttttggcgggcggaaaattcaaactttctgaaaaaaaattttggcaggaaattcaaattttaagagaaaataattttggcgggaaatttaatttttctgaaaaaaaaatcatggcgggaaatttaaattttgagagaaaatttttttggcgggaaattcaaattttgagagaaaattttggcgggaaattcaaattttgcgagaaatttttttttggcggaaaattcaaattttctgggaaaaaatttttggcgggaaatttcaattctctgaaaaaaacatttggcgggaaattcaaattttttgcaaaacaattttggcgggaaattcaaattttctgaaaaacaattttggcggaaattcaaattttcttagaaaataattttggcgggaaattcaaattttctgaaaaaaaatttggcgggaaattcaaattttctgaaaaaaaatttggcgggaaattcaaattttgcgagaatttttttttggcgggaaattcaaattttctgagaaaggGCTTATTTCTTCATGACCCTCATTATTCCAGGTCGTTTGTTCACTAGCTGACATCACTATTACCACTCTTTCATCAATTGTTCCATTATACCCATTGTTCGCAATTTCCTCATATGGCATTCTAGCTCTTTGGCTGGATGTTTCTGCACATTACTGTTTGATAAATGTTGGAGTATGGGCATATCTGGAAATGGAGTCCCTACTTTTGTGTTTCTTCAAGAAACATCAAACAATTGCGGTGATAATTGATGTTCATGTTATTCCAAAGTTTATCCCATACTTTTGCTATTTAATGGCTATTGTGTTCCCAGCTATACCATGTGTCGGATTAGATTTTTTGACTGTTCAGGAGGAAAAGCAGTTGGAATATATCAATATGGTAAgttattgagttttttttctaaaataatataatacaaacaaaattttgttcagaCTTCCCCAGAATATTATACAAAATTCGCAAGCCTACCTAACTTCTCAATGTATAAAGAATCCAACTATCTGTATGGTGTAATTATTATAACATTCATCGAAGTTTCAGTTCTCATCGCCCTGTTGGTATTTTTCAACATGGACCTTGTCCGCATGATGGTTCGATTGAAATCTCAAATCTCTGCTGTAAACTACCAGAGGCACCGGGAAGCAATTCAAAGTCTGGTTATTCAGACGTTCGTCTCAGTTATATGCTCGGCGCCAACATCGTGTTTTGCTCTCGCCTTGGCTCTTAGATTGGAGCACTCACAATTGATAGCTGAACTGATGTTAGTTGTGTTCTCATGTCATTCATCTACTAATATTATATCGTTGCTCATATTCTCACCGCCGTATCGCAGGTTTTTGGAGAAAAGCTTTAAGAGGTAAggtcctgaaattttttttatttgtttggcTGTGATAGCCATCAAAATTGATTGCATTTTAAACTAATACATACTAGTTTTATACAAATTATGCTAATTgggataaaatttcagaaatcgcCGACAAATTTCCGTACATGTGCATTCACAGAGCGgataaattctttaaatttttctttataactaaagtttgaaaaaaatgttaacattgatttaaaatttttctcgatgATTTTCATTTGATATGACAGAATTAAATATgtatgctctgaaaattaaacgacgtttattttttttattttttctttctgaaattttataccCAAAGTTTTCgacagctgaaaaattacacGGCTTCCAGCTGTTATGCCAACttgaatacatatttttttaaattcatttcatATAACCAACACATGTATAATATTGATTTCACTGAACCTCACGGGTATCTACAACCAGACAAATCCGACCAACAACCTTACTCCGGGTATATTCGTGAAATGCATTTTACTGACCAGAATGCTATAACCAAATGTCTAATTTAAATAAACATACAATAGAtctatatatatacatatatgaaACAAATTAGTTTGCAGTGATGATGCTGAtgtacaaaaagaaaaaggcgAGTATCATGAAAGTTTGAGTTTAAGAGAAGATATGTTGTGGATGGTGAACAGgacaaattttttcgattttccgatttatcgtttttttttcgatttctgaagttttgaaaatcgaaaaatcgaaaaataatcataaaatatgaatttttatctaattttgtttatattgataagaaaaaacattaaaatttcttctaaGAAGAAGAATAATGACCAAATTattaagctaatttttgaaaatttgaaaaatcttttgaaaaatcggaaaaggTGAGAGGATTATCAATACATTTGATGCTTATCGTGTAACCAGAAATGTTGCCAATTCCTTCAACTGTTCAATATCAGGTCCTGCGTTATCACATAAAAACTGCCAATTGTGTTGTAACAGATTTCGAGCATCCGGATAAAACCAACCACCGTATGCAGTCAGACGCGACGCAATTCgatattgttttgaaaactcctgaaaaaaaagcgtgttagaaaaaacactttttttttttggtttaaatgCCAGAAAATCGACCATGATAACCGAATATagctgttaaaaaaatttaattttttaaaattttatgatttttcaaaatttttcaaaaaaaaaaacagctctATTAAAGTTAAGttccgcgcaaatgagtgacgtcatttttgagattttcgcgTTTTCCAGCTCAATTTGTCGAACTTTTgtacagttatattcggttatcagggtctattttctgtcagctttaaaatattttcagaaacctGTTTTAAAATCCACATGATTAAATTTAACCTAATGGAGACAATTTGAGTTTATCTGATTAATTAAGAAGAAACCCTAAACCGTtacattttccattgaaatgaaattgccaatttatcaataaattcACTTACATATTGCAGTTCACCTGCTCCGTGTTCAAAAGCCACCGTCTCATATTTCTGTTTTGCTCGAAAACAACCGCTTGCTAAAGTACCTGGGGGAATTCCAACCTGAAAATCTAAATAATGCAAATGTTTTCATAGATTTCTCATCTACTCACCTTTTTGTTGTCAAGATCAGCCTGAGCATCGTCATatactttttcagtttcatcCATTCTTGTTTTCAGCTTCGCCAGATTCATATCACGTCTCTTCAAGTTATCCTTTTCAGTGATGATATCTGCTTTATCACGTTCAAAATCTGCTAGGCACCGAAAAACTTGCTCTGAACTACAATTGGTGTAGTAAACTTTGATGATGCGAAGATTTGAGAAGCAGGGACGAAGGACAAGCTTGACCGCTGTTCGGAAATGTGCTTCATTCAAGATATTCTGGTTTAGAAGGTTTTCATGGGTGAGCTTCTGTGATTTGAAAAACGTTTCGTTCTCATCCCGGATACGTTTCTTCTTGTCGTAAGAATTCTGTGCATCTTCTCTgtttctttttcgttttcttgaAACCTGAAACGTTTTAAATAGTATTGTAGTACGTAAAAAGTTATATGGACATGGAAGGAACTCCAATCACAATTTAATCTCCCTGAGGTATAAAATGCGAGTTAAAACTTACCATTGAATCAGTTTCACTCTTGATT
This is a stretch of genomic DNA from Caenorhabditis elegans chromosome V. It encodes these proteins:
- the sri-67 gene encoding G protein-coupled receptor (Partially confirmed by transcript evidence) — encoded protein: MYKIDFTEPHWLIYTYHTIGGVSLCINLFGIYLLTFELKELGAFRYYLMLFQVVCSLADITITTLSSIVPLYPLFAISSYGILALWLDVSAHYCLINVGVWAYLEMESLLLCFFKKHQTIAVIIDVHVIPKFIPYFCYLMAIVFPAIPCVGLDFLTVQEEKQLEYINMTSPEYYTKFASLPNFSIFSSHRPVGIFQHGPCPHDGSIEISNLCCKLPEAPGSNSKSGYSDVRLSYMLGANIVFCSRLGS
- the sri-67 gene encoding G protein-coupled receptor (Partially confirmed by transcript evidence) encodes the protein MYKIDFTEPHWLIYTYHTIGGVSLCINLFGIYLLTFELKELGAFRYYLMLFQVVCSLADITITTLSSIVPLYPLFAISSYGILALWLDVSAHYCLINVGVWAYLEMESLLLCFFKKHQTIAVIIDVHVIPKFIPYFCYLMAIVFPAIPCVGLDFLTVQEEKQLEYINMTSPEYYTKFASLPNFSMYKESNYLYGVIIITFIEVSVLIALLVFFNMDLVRMMVRLKSQISAVNYQRHREAIQSLVIQTFVSVICSAPTSCFALALALRLEHSQLIAELMLVVFSCHSSTNIISLLIFSPPYRRFLEKSFKRNRRQISVHVHSQSG
- the Y60A3A.25 gene encoding BZIP domain-containing protein (Confirmed by transcript evidence) — protein: MFPSTSHRFIDAGTSGNAQRNNKEGSSHKLPSLESWFGKKTTSEATAQNQIVGDNPQNNSVGNYFNQNLNEDHHDHQFAQQNPDNALDNSQTWHNLDRIHQNFQTMDMQPYQEYQDNNESGWVDLNNDNQFQQPDNNDPNANDLNLWNMETGPGQVFEAPVLPAIPWNNDDNFNDNFTEDDAISQISFDSEIKSETDSMVSRKRKRNREDAQNSYDKKKRIRDENETFFKSQKLTHENLLNQNILNEAHFRTAVKLVLRPCFSNLRIIKVYYTNCSSEQVFRCLADFERDKADIITEKDNLKRRDMNLAKLKTRMDETEKVYDDAQADLDNKKVGIPPGTLASGCFRAKQKYETVAFEHGAGELQYEFSKQYRIASRLTAYGGWFYPDARNLLQHNWQFLCDNAGPDIEQLKELATFLVTR